The DNA region TACACGCTAGTGGTGAACGGTCCGGTTTACGGTAGCCAATCGGCACGCAGTGCATACCAATTTGCTAAAGCAGTCATTGAACAAGGGCACACTCTAGTGAGTGTGTTCTTTTATCAAGACGGCGTCACCAATGGTACAGCTCTGAGCGTGCCCGCCAATGATGAGTTTGACCTAGCTAAAGCATGGCAATCACTCGCACAGCAACACGATGTTCGTTTGGAAACGTGTGTGGCAGCGGCTTTACGTCGCGGTATCATCAGCGAAGATGAAGCCAATCAACATGGTCTTGAGCAGAACAACCTAGCGACAGGGTTCGAACAAGCCGGTTTGGGCAGCTTAGCCGAAGCTATGTTAACGCAAGATAGAGTGGTGCAGTTTTGAGTCAGTTAACTTACCTATTTCGTAGCGCACCTCATGGTAGTAATGCGGGGCGTGAAGGTGTGGATGCGCTGCTAGCGGCGTCGGCGTACTGTGAAGACATCACCGTCTTATTTGTTGGTGATGGTGTCTACCAGTTACTGCTTGGACAGGAGCCAAATGGCATCTTAAGCAAAGACTACGCACCAATGCTAAAGCTGTTCGACTTGTACGATATTGAGCAAGTGTTTGTTTGTGCTGATTCGCTTGCCGAGCGTGGCTTGGCTCAAGCCGATTTAGTCATTGATGCCGAGTCTCTAAATACCGAGCAACTCAAAGCTAAACTGCAACAAGCTAGCAAACTGCTGTCATTCTGAGGAAGCCATGTTACATATCATCAAATCCGTAGCAGCATTAGACGATTCAATGGCACTGTACAGTGAGCAAGATGATGTCTTGCTGATTGAAGAGGCGGTTTATGCCGCTAACCCTCAACATAAAGCATTTACAAAGGTAAAAGGCCCCGCAGTGTTTGCTTTACAGAGTGATATCGAAGCTCGCGGAATCACCAATCGTATAAGCCCGTCTATTACCGTTATAAACTATTCAGGTTTTGTCGAACTCACGACAAAACAGGCGAAATCTCTGACTTGGGATTAGCCCTTTATTCCTGTCGATTGAGCTTTACGGACGAATTACCCTAATTGAACAAAAAAGATCCGTATATTTCTTGACACACCTCTCACTGCTGCATAGAATTTTGCGTCCCTAACTGCCAAGAGTCGTTA from Vibrio hyugaensis includes:
- the tusC gene encoding sulfurtransferase complex subunit TusC, encoding MSQLTYLFRSAPHGSNAGREGVDALLAASAYCEDITVLFVGDGVYQLLLGQEPNGILSKDYAPMLKLFDLYDIEQVFVCADSLAERGLAQADLVIDAESLNTEQLKAKLQQASKLLSF
- the tusD gene encoding sulfurtransferase complex subunit TusD; this encodes MSGLTYTLVVNGPVYGSQSARSAYQFAKAVIEQGHTLVSVFFYQDGVTNGTALSVPANDEFDLAKAWQSLAQQHDVRLETCVAAALRRGIISEDEANQHGLEQNNLATGFEQAGLGSLAEAMLTQDRVVQF
- the tusB gene encoding sulfurtransferase complex subunit TusB, whose product is MLHIIKSVAALDDSMALYSEQDDVLLIEEAVYAANPQHKAFTKVKGPAVFALQSDIEARGITNRISPSITVINYSGFVELTTKQAKSLTWD